The following coding sequences are from one Capsicum annuum cultivar UCD-10X-F1 chromosome 3, UCD10Xv1.1, whole genome shotgun sequence window:
- the LOC107865347 gene encoding uncharacterized protein LOC107865347 yields the protein MSGGLELGAMLEKGEEGKAGISVGSKLGVRVGLVRGGKGRRKVLLEEGVKERFWEVLDDVVRSVPSLDKIVIAGDFNGHIGVLLGGYDSVHEGFGFGERNGEEASLLDFVRDFRLVVVNLSFPKKAKKEDHLITF from the exons ATGTCTGGGGGGTTGGAGCTGGGGGCTATGTTGGAAAAGGGTGAAGAAGGGAAGGCAGGGATTAGTGTAGGGTCTAAGTTGGGTGTTAGGGTTGGTTTAGTGAGGGGTGGTAAAGGTAGGCGAAAG GTGCTCTTGGAAGAGGGGGTGAAAGAgagattttgggaggttttagaCGATGTGGTGAGAAGCGTGCCTAGCTTGGATAAGATTGTCAtagcaggggacttcaatgggcacattggggttTTACTAGGAGGCTATGACAGCGTGCATGaaggttttggttttggtgaaAGAAATGGTGAAGAAGCTTCCTTGTTGGATTTTGTGAGGGACTTTAGGCTGGTGGTAGTGAATTTGAGCTTTCCGAAGAAGgcaaagaaggaggatcacctgattaccttctGA